A part of Patescibacteria group bacterium genomic DNA contains:
- a CDS encoding NUDIX hydrolase: MLKPHETHFVGQVNQKALIKKDGKFLLMQYPKTGGPQHPNKKVWGKWDMPGGRLNEGEAVLAGLTREVFEEIGAEIVADKILYTGTFTNFGDQRNFFVIYEASLKNPTENFKHNDGEVEAAEWFTPDEILNLPIIYPEYFEALKIIFAPQK; this comes from the coding sequence ATGCTAAAACCACACGAAACTCATTTTGTTGGTCAAGTAAATCAAAAAGCTCTTATCAAAAAAGACGGAAAGTTTTTGCTCATGCAGTATCCTAAAACCGGAGGTCCACAGCACCCGAACAAAAAAGTCTGGGGGAAGTGGGATATGCCTGGCGGGAGATTGAACGAAGGCGAGGCTGTTTTGGCTGGGCTCACGCGTGAAGTTTTTGAAGAGATTGGTGCAGAAATTGTTGCTGATAAAATTTTGTACACTGGCACGTTTACTAATTTTGGCGATCAACGAAATTTTTTTGTTATCTATGAAGCTTCGCTAAAAAACCCGACAGAAAATTTTAAACACAACGATGGGGAAGTCGAAGCGGCGGAATGGTTTACGCCCGATGAGATTTTGAATTTGCCGATAATTTACCCTGAGTATTTTGAAGCTTTAAAAATTATTTTTGCTCCACAAAAGTAA